One part of the Ailuropoda melanoleuca isolate Jingjing chromosome 6, ASM200744v2, whole genome shotgun sequence genome encodes these proteins:
- the NFKB2 gene encoding nuclear factor NF-kappa-B p100 subunit isoform X3 has protein sequence MIEYDDFKFDPSIVEPKEPAPETADGPYLVIVEQPKQRGFRFRYGCEGPSHGGLPGASSEKGRKTYPTVKICNYEGPAKIEVDLVTHSDPPRAHAHSLVGKQCSELGVCAVSVGPKDMTAQFNNLGVLHVTKKNMMEIMIQKLQRQRLRSRPQGLTEAERRELEQEAKELKKVMDLSIVRLRFSAFLRASDGSFSLPLKPVISQPIHDSKSPGASNLKISRMDKTAGSVRGGDEVYLLCDKVQKDDIEVRFYEDDENGWQAFGDFSPTDVHKQYAIVFRTPPYHKMKIERPVTVFLQLKRKRGGDVSDSKQFTYYPLVEDKEEVQRKRRKALPTFSQPFGGGSHMGGGSGGSAGGYGGAGGGGGSLGFFPSSLAYSPYPSGSAPMGCYPGGGGGAQMAAGAPGVDAGEEAAEPSASPLTLQREPQASDLLQRAREYNARLFGLAQRSARALLDYGVTADARALLAGQRHLLTAQDENGDTPLHLAIIHGQTSVIEQIAHVIYHARHLGVVNLTNHLHQTPLHLAVITGQTSVVSFLLQVGADPALLDRHGDSAVHLALRAGACAPDLLRALLHSDVPAVSQLLHMPDFEGLYPIHLAVRARSPECLDLLVDSGAEVEAAERQGGRTALHLATEMEELGLVTHLVTKLRANVNARTFAGNTPLHLAAGLGSPTLTRLLLKAGADIHAENEEPLCPLPSPPTSGSDSDSEGPERDTRGSFRGHTPLDLTRSTKVKTLLLNAAQDTAAPPLTPPSPAGPEPPLEDTALQNLEHLLDGPGAQGSWAELAERLGLRSLVDTYRKTASPSGSLLRSYKLAGGDLAGLLGALSDMGLEEGVRLLRGPEARDKLPSTAEVKEDSAYGSQSVEQEAEKLGSPPEPPGGLCHGHPQPQVH, from the exons ATGATTGAATATGATGACTTCAAATTCGACCCGTCCATTGTGGAGCCCAAGGAGCCAGCCCCAGAGACAG CCGATGGTCCTTACCTGGTGATAGTGGAGCAGCCTAAGCAG CGAGGCTTCCGATTTCGATATGGCTGTGAAGGCCCCTCCCATGGAGGATTGCCAGGTGCCTCCAGTGAGAAGGGCCGGAAGACTTATCCCACAGTCAAG ATCTGTAACTACGAGGGACCAGCTAAGATCGAGGTGGACCTGGTAACGCACAGTGACCCGCCTCGTGCTCACGCCCACAGCCTGGTGGGCAAGCAGTGCTCGGAGCTGGGGGTCTGCGCCGTGTCTGTGGGGCCCAAGGACATGACTGCCCA attTAACAACCTGGGCGTTCTGCATGTTACCAAGAAGAACATGATGGAGATTATGATACAAAAACTTCAGAGGCAGCGACTCCGCTCCAGGCCCCAGGGCCTTACTG AGGCTGAGCGGCGGGAGCTGGAGCAGGAGGCCAAGGAGCTGAAGAAGGTGATGGACCTGAGCATTGTGAGGCTGCGCTTTTCTGCCTTCCTTCGAGCCAGTGAtggctccttctccctgcccctgaaGCCAGTTATTTCCCAGCCCATCCATGACAGCA AGTCTCCTGGGGCATCGAACCTGAAGATTTCTCGAATGGACAAGACAGCTGGCTCTGTGCGGGGTGGAGATGAGGTTTATCTGCTTTGTGACAAGGTGCAGAAAG ATGACATCGAGGTTCGGTTCTATGAGGATGATGAAAATGGATGGCAGGCCTTTGGGGATTTCTCTCCCACAGATGTTCATAAACAG TATGCCATTGTGTTCCGGACACCTCCCTATCACAAGATGAAGATTGAGCGTCCTGTAACCGTGTTCCTGCAGCTGAAACGCAAGCGTGGCGGGGATGTGTCAGACTCCAAACAGTTCACCTATTACCCTCTGGTGGAAG ACAAGGAGGAGGTGCAGCGGAAACGGAGGAAAGCCTTGCCCACCTTCTCCCAGCCCTTCGGGGGTGGCTCCCACATGGGTGGAGGCTCTGGGGGCTCGGCTGGGGGTTatggaggagctggaggaggag GTGGCAGCCTCggctttttcccctcctccttggCCTACAGCCCCTACCCGTCGGGCTCGGCCCCGATGGGCTGCTACCCcggaggcgggggcggggcgcaGATGGCCGCCGGGGCGCCTGGCGTGGACGCCGGGGAGGAAGCAGCAGAGCCGAGCGCGTCCCCCCTAACCCTCCAGCGCGAACCGCAGGCCTCGGACCTGCTGCAGCGAG CCCGGGAGTACAATGCGCGCCTATTTGGCCTGGCGCAGCGCAGCGCCCGAGCCCTGCTCGACTACGGCGTCACCGCGGACGCGCGCGCGCTGTTGGCGGGACAGCGCCACCTGCTGACGGCTCAGGACGAGAACGGAGACAC GCCGCTGCACCTAGCCATTATCCATGGGCAGACCAGCGTCATCGAGCAAATAGCCCACGTCATCTACCATGCCCGGCACCTCGGTGTTGTCAACCTCACCAATCACCTGCACCAG ACGCCACTGCACCTGGCAGTGATCACCGGGCAGACAAGCGTGGTGAGCTTCCTGCTGCAGGTGGGCGCGGACCCGGCACTGCTGGATCGGCACGGAGACTCCGCAGTGCACCTGGCTCTCCGGGCGGGTGCCTGTGCCCCCGACCTGCTGCGCGCCCTGCTACACAGCGACGTTCCTGCCGTGTCCCAGCTGTTGCACATGCCGGACTTTGAGG GCCTGTACCCAATACACCTGGCAGTCCGTGCCCGAAGCCCCGAGTGCCTGGATCTGCTGGTGGACAGTGGGGCTGAAGTGGAGGCTGCAGAACGGCAGGGGGGCCGAACAGCCCTGCATCTAGCCACCGAGATGGAGGAGCTGGGGTTGGTCACACATCTGGTCACCAAG CTCCGTGCCAACGTGAATGCCCGCACCTTTGCGGGAAACACGCCTCTACACCTGGCAGCTGGACTGGGATCCCCCACCCTCACCCGCCTCCTTCTAAAGGCTG GTGCCGATATCCACGCAGAGAACGAGGAGCCCCTTTGCCCACTGCCTTCGCCCCCCACCTCTGGTAGCGACTCAGATTCTGAGGGACCTGAGAGGGACACCCGAGGCAGCTTCCGGGGCCACACACCTCTTGACCTCACCCGCAGCACCAAG GTGAAGACCTTGCTGCTAAATGCTGCTCAGGACACCGCCGCACCCCCGCTGACACCACCCAGCCCCGCAG GGCCAGAGCCTCCACTTGAGGATACAGCCCTACAGAACCTAGAGCACCTGCTAGACGGGCCAGGAGCCCAGGGCAGCTGGGCAGAACTGGCAGAACGGCTGGGGCTGCGCAGTCTGGTGGACACATACCGGAAGACCGCCTCGCCCAGTGGCAGCCTCCTGCGCAGTTACAAG ctggCTGGTGGGGACTTGGCAGGCCTGCTGGGTGCCCTGTCTGACATGGGCCTGGAGGAAGGAGTGAGGCTGCTGAGGGGCCCTGAGGCCCGAGACAAGCTGCCCAGCACAG CAGAGGTGAAGGAGGACAGTGCATACGGGAGCCAGTCGGTGGAACAGGAGGCAGAGAAGCTGGGCTCACCCCCTGAGCCACCAGGAGGGCTCTGCCATGGGCACCCCCAGCCTCAGGTGCACTGA
- the NFKB2 gene encoding nuclear factor NF-kappa-B p100 subunit isoform X2 codes for MESCYDPALDGMIEYDDFKFDPSIVEPKEPAPETADGPYLVIVEQPKQRGFRFRYGCEGPSHGGLPGASSEKGRKTYPTVKICNYEGPAKIEVDLVTHSDPPRAHAHSLVGKQCSELGVCAVSVGPKDMTAQFNNLGVLHVTKKNMMEIMIQKLQRQRLRSRPQGLTEAERRELEQEAKELKKVMDLSIVRLRFSAFLRASDGSFSLPLKPVISQPIHDSKSPGASNLKISRMDKTAGSVRGGDEVYLLCDKVQKDDIEVRFYEDDENGWQAFGDFSPTDVHKQYAIVFRTPPYHKMKIERPVTVFLQLKRKRGGDVSDSKQFTYYPLVEDKEEVQRKRRKALPTFSQPFGGGSHMGGGSGGSAGGYGGAGGGGGSLGFFPSSLAYSPYPSGSAPMGCYPGGGGGAQMAAGAPGVDAGEEAAEPSASPLTLQREPQASDLLQRAREYNARLFGLAQRSARALLDYGVTADARALLAGQRHLLTAQDENGDTPLHLAIIHGQTSVIEQIAHVIYHARHLGVVNLTNHLHQTPLHLAVITGQTSVVSFLLQVGADPALLDRHGDSAVHLALRAGACAPDLLRALLHSDVPAVSQLLHMPDFEGLYPIHLAVRARSPECLDLLVDSGAEVEAAERQGGRTALHLATEMEELGLVTHLVTKLRANVNARTFAGNTPLHLAAGLGSPTLTRLLLKAGADIHAENEEPLCPLPSPPTSGSDSDSEGPERDTRGSFRGHTPLDLTRSTKVKTLLLNAAQDTAAPPLTPPSPAGPEPPLEDTALQNLEHLLDGPGAQGSWAELAERLGLRSLVDTYRKTASPSGSLLRSYKLAGGDLAGLLGALSDMGLEEGVRLLRGPEARDKLPSTEVKEDSAYGSQSVEQEAEKLGSPPEPPGGLCHGHPQPQVH; via the exons ATGGAAAGTTGCTACGACCCA GCTCTGGATGGCATGATTGAATATGATGACTTCAAATTCGACCCGTCCATTGTGGAGCCCAAGGAGCCAGCCCCAGAGACAG CCGATGGTCCTTACCTGGTGATAGTGGAGCAGCCTAAGCAG CGAGGCTTCCGATTTCGATATGGCTGTGAAGGCCCCTCCCATGGAGGATTGCCAGGTGCCTCCAGTGAGAAGGGCCGGAAGACTTATCCCACAGTCAAG ATCTGTAACTACGAGGGACCAGCTAAGATCGAGGTGGACCTGGTAACGCACAGTGACCCGCCTCGTGCTCACGCCCACAGCCTGGTGGGCAAGCAGTGCTCGGAGCTGGGGGTCTGCGCCGTGTCTGTGGGGCCCAAGGACATGACTGCCCA attTAACAACCTGGGCGTTCTGCATGTTACCAAGAAGAACATGATGGAGATTATGATACAAAAACTTCAGAGGCAGCGACTCCGCTCCAGGCCCCAGGGCCTTACTG AGGCTGAGCGGCGGGAGCTGGAGCAGGAGGCCAAGGAGCTGAAGAAGGTGATGGACCTGAGCATTGTGAGGCTGCGCTTTTCTGCCTTCCTTCGAGCCAGTGAtggctccttctccctgcccctgaaGCCAGTTATTTCCCAGCCCATCCATGACAGCA AGTCTCCTGGGGCATCGAACCTGAAGATTTCTCGAATGGACAAGACAGCTGGCTCTGTGCGGGGTGGAGATGAGGTTTATCTGCTTTGTGACAAGGTGCAGAAAG ATGACATCGAGGTTCGGTTCTATGAGGATGATGAAAATGGATGGCAGGCCTTTGGGGATTTCTCTCCCACAGATGTTCATAAACAG TATGCCATTGTGTTCCGGACACCTCCCTATCACAAGATGAAGATTGAGCGTCCTGTAACCGTGTTCCTGCAGCTGAAACGCAAGCGTGGCGGGGATGTGTCAGACTCCAAACAGTTCACCTATTACCCTCTGGTGGAAG ACAAGGAGGAGGTGCAGCGGAAACGGAGGAAAGCCTTGCCCACCTTCTCCCAGCCCTTCGGGGGTGGCTCCCACATGGGTGGAGGCTCTGGGGGCTCGGCTGGGGGTTatggaggagctggaggaggag GTGGCAGCCTCggctttttcccctcctccttggCCTACAGCCCCTACCCGTCGGGCTCGGCCCCGATGGGCTGCTACCCcggaggcgggggcggggcgcaGATGGCCGCCGGGGCGCCTGGCGTGGACGCCGGGGAGGAAGCAGCAGAGCCGAGCGCGTCCCCCCTAACCCTCCAGCGCGAACCGCAGGCCTCGGACCTGCTGCAGCGAG CCCGGGAGTACAATGCGCGCCTATTTGGCCTGGCGCAGCGCAGCGCCCGAGCCCTGCTCGACTACGGCGTCACCGCGGACGCGCGCGCGCTGTTGGCGGGACAGCGCCACCTGCTGACGGCTCAGGACGAGAACGGAGACAC GCCGCTGCACCTAGCCATTATCCATGGGCAGACCAGCGTCATCGAGCAAATAGCCCACGTCATCTACCATGCCCGGCACCTCGGTGTTGTCAACCTCACCAATCACCTGCACCAG ACGCCACTGCACCTGGCAGTGATCACCGGGCAGACAAGCGTGGTGAGCTTCCTGCTGCAGGTGGGCGCGGACCCGGCACTGCTGGATCGGCACGGAGACTCCGCAGTGCACCTGGCTCTCCGGGCGGGTGCCTGTGCCCCCGACCTGCTGCGCGCCCTGCTACACAGCGACGTTCCTGCCGTGTCCCAGCTGTTGCACATGCCGGACTTTGAGG GCCTGTACCCAATACACCTGGCAGTCCGTGCCCGAAGCCCCGAGTGCCTGGATCTGCTGGTGGACAGTGGGGCTGAAGTGGAGGCTGCAGAACGGCAGGGGGGCCGAACAGCCCTGCATCTAGCCACCGAGATGGAGGAGCTGGGGTTGGTCACACATCTGGTCACCAAG CTCCGTGCCAACGTGAATGCCCGCACCTTTGCGGGAAACACGCCTCTACACCTGGCAGCTGGACTGGGATCCCCCACCCTCACCCGCCTCCTTCTAAAGGCTG GTGCCGATATCCACGCAGAGAACGAGGAGCCCCTTTGCCCACTGCCTTCGCCCCCCACCTCTGGTAGCGACTCAGATTCTGAGGGACCTGAGAGGGACACCCGAGGCAGCTTCCGGGGCCACACACCTCTTGACCTCACCCGCAGCACCAAG GTGAAGACCTTGCTGCTAAATGCTGCTCAGGACACCGCCGCACCCCCGCTGACACCACCCAGCCCCGCAG GGCCAGAGCCTCCACTTGAGGATACAGCCCTACAGAACCTAGAGCACCTGCTAGACGGGCCAGGAGCCCAGGGCAGCTGGGCAGAACTGGCAGAACGGCTGGGGCTGCGCAGTCTGGTGGACACATACCGGAAGACCGCCTCGCCCAGTGGCAGCCTCCTGCGCAGTTACAAG ctggCTGGTGGGGACTTGGCAGGCCTGCTGGGTGCCCTGTCTGACATGGGCCTGGAGGAAGGAGTGAGGCTGCTGAGGGGCCCTGAGGCCCGAGACAAGCTGCCCAGCACAG AGGTGAAGGAGGACAGTGCATACGGGAGCCAGTCGGTGGAACAGGAGGCAGAGAAGCTGGGCTCACCCCCTGAGCCACCAGGAGGGCTCTGCCATGGGCACCCCCAGCCTCAGGTGCACTGA
- the NFKB2 gene encoding nuclear factor NF-kappa-B p100 subunit isoform X4 gives MESCYDPALDGMIEYDDFKFDPSIVEPKEPAPETADGPYLVIVEQPKQRGFRFRYGCEGPSHGGLPGASSEKGRKTYPTVKICNYEGPAKIEVDLVTHSDPPRAHAHSLVGKQCSELGVCAVSVGPKDMTAQFNNLGVLHVTKKNMMEIMIQKLQRQRLRSRPQGLTEAERRELEQEAKELKKVMDLSIVRLRFSAFLRASDGSFSLPLKPVISQPIHDSKSPGASNLKISRMDKTAGSVRGGDEVYLLCDKVQKDDIEVRFYEDDENGWQAFGDFSPTDVHKQYAIVFRTPPYHKMKIERPVTVFLQLKRKRGGDVSDSKQFTYYPLVEGGSLGFFPSSLAYSPYPSGSAPMGCYPGGGGGAQMAAGAPGVDAGEEAAEPSASPLTLQREPQASDLLQRAREYNARLFGLAQRSARALLDYGVTADARALLAGQRHLLTAQDENGDTPLHLAIIHGQTSVIEQIAHVIYHARHLGVVNLTNHLHQTPLHLAVITGQTSVVSFLLQVGADPALLDRHGDSAVHLALRAGACAPDLLRALLHSDVPAVSQLLHMPDFEGLYPIHLAVRARSPECLDLLVDSGAEVEAAERQGGRTALHLATEMEELGLVTHLVTKLRANVNARTFAGNTPLHLAAGLGSPTLTRLLLKAGADIHAENEEPLCPLPSPPTSGSDSDSEGPERDTRGSFRGHTPLDLTRSTKVKTLLLNAAQDTAAPPLTPPSPAGPEPPLEDTALQNLEHLLDGPGAQGSWAELAERLGLRSLVDTYRKTASPSGSLLRSYKLAGGDLAGLLGALSDMGLEEGVRLLRGPEARDKLPSTAEVKEDSAYGSQSVEQEAEKLGSPPEPPGGLCHGHPQPQVH, from the exons ATGGAAAGTTGCTACGACCCA GCTCTGGATGGCATGATTGAATATGATGACTTCAAATTCGACCCGTCCATTGTGGAGCCCAAGGAGCCAGCCCCAGAGACAG CCGATGGTCCTTACCTGGTGATAGTGGAGCAGCCTAAGCAG CGAGGCTTCCGATTTCGATATGGCTGTGAAGGCCCCTCCCATGGAGGATTGCCAGGTGCCTCCAGTGAGAAGGGCCGGAAGACTTATCCCACAGTCAAG ATCTGTAACTACGAGGGACCAGCTAAGATCGAGGTGGACCTGGTAACGCACAGTGACCCGCCTCGTGCTCACGCCCACAGCCTGGTGGGCAAGCAGTGCTCGGAGCTGGGGGTCTGCGCCGTGTCTGTGGGGCCCAAGGACATGACTGCCCA attTAACAACCTGGGCGTTCTGCATGTTACCAAGAAGAACATGATGGAGATTATGATACAAAAACTTCAGAGGCAGCGACTCCGCTCCAGGCCCCAGGGCCTTACTG AGGCTGAGCGGCGGGAGCTGGAGCAGGAGGCCAAGGAGCTGAAGAAGGTGATGGACCTGAGCATTGTGAGGCTGCGCTTTTCTGCCTTCCTTCGAGCCAGTGAtggctccttctccctgcccctgaaGCCAGTTATTTCCCAGCCCATCCATGACAGCA AGTCTCCTGGGGCATCGAACCTGAAGATTTCTCGAATGGACAAGACAGCTGGCTCTGTGCGGGGTGGAGATGAGGTTTATCTGCTTTGTGACAAGGTGCAGAAAG ATGACATCGAGGTTCGGTTCTATGAGGATGATGAAAATGGATGGCAGGCCTTTGGGGATTTCTCTCCCACAGATGTTCATAAACAG TATGCCATTGTGTTCCGGACACCTCCCTATCACAAGATGAAGATTGAGCGTCCTGTAACCGTGTTCCTGCAGCTGAAACGCAAGCGTGGCGGGGATGTGTCAGACTCCAAACAGTTCACCTATTACCCTCTGGTGGAAG GTGGCAGCCTCggctttttcccctcctccttggCCTACAGCCCCTACCCGTCGGGCTCGGCCCCGATGGGCTGCTACCCcggaggcgggggcggggcgcaGATGGCCGCCGGGGCGCCTGGCGTGGACGCCGGGGAGGAAGCAGCAGAGCCGAGCGCGTCCCCCCTAACCCTCCAGCGCGAACCGCAGGCCTCGGACCTGCTGCAGCGAG CCCGGGAGTACAATGCGCGCCTATTTGGCCTGGCGCAGCGCAGCGCCCGAGCCCTGCTCGACTACGGCGTCACCGCGGACGCGCGCGCGCTGTTGGCGGGACAGCGCCACCTGCTGACGGCTCAGGACGAGAACGGAGACAC GCCGCTGCACCTAGCCATTATCCATGGGCAGACCAGCGTCATCGAGCAAATAGCCCACGTCATCTACCATGCCCGGCACCTCGGTGTTGTCAACCTCACCAATCACCTGCACCAG ACGCCACTGCACCTGGCAGTGATCACCGGGCAGACAAGCGTGGTGAGCTTCCTGCTGCAGGTGGGCGCGGACCCGGCACTGCTGGATCGGCACGGAGACTCCGCAGTGCACCTGGCTCTCCGGGCGGGTGCCTGTGCCCCCGACCTGCTGCGCGCCCTGCTACACAGCGACGTTCCTGCCGTGTCCCAGCTGTTGCACATGCCGGACTTTGAGG GCCTGTACCCAATACACCTGGCAGTCCGTGCCCGAAGCCCCGAGTGCCTGGATCTGCTGGTGGACAGTGGGGCTGAAGTGGAGGCTGCAGAACGGCAGGGGGGCCGAACAGCCCTGCATCTAGCCACCGAGATGGAGGAGCTGGGGTTGGTCACACATCTGGTCACCAAG CTCCGTGCCAACGTGAATGCCCGCACCTTTGCGGGAAACACGCCTCTACACCTGGCAGCTGGACTGGGATCCCCCACCCTCACCCGCCTCCTTCTAAAGGCTG GTGCCGATATCCACGCAGAGAACGAGGAGCCCCTTTGCCCACTGCCTTCGCCCCCCACCTCTGGTAGCGACTCAGATTCTGAGGGACCTGAGAGGGACACCCGAGGCAGCTTCCGGGGCCACACACCTCTTGACCTCACCCGCAGCACCAAG GTGAAGACCTTGCTGCTAAATGCTGCTCAGGACACCGCCGCACCCCCGCTGACACCACCCAGCCCCGCAG GGCCAGAGCCTCCACTTGAGGATACAGCCCTACAGAACCTAGAGCACCTGCTAGACGGGCCAGGAGCCCAGGGCAGCTGGGCAGAACTGGCAGAACGGCTGGGGCTGCGCAGTCTGGTGGACACATACCGGAAGACCGCCTCGCCCAGTGGCAGCCTCCTGCGCAGTTACAAG ctggCTGGTGGGGACTTGGCAGGCCTGCTGGGTGCCCTGTCTGACATGGGCCTGGAGGAAGGAGTGAGGCTGCTGAGGGGCCCTGAGGCCCGAGACAAGCTGCCCAGCACAG CAGAGGTGAAGGAGGACAGTGCATACGGGAGCCAGTCGGTGGAACAGGAGGCAGAGAAGCTGGGCTCACCCCCTGAGCCACCAGGAGGGCTCTGCCATGGGCACCCCCAGCCTCAGGTGCACTGA
- the NFKB2 gene encoding nuclear factor NF-kappa-B p100 subunit isoform X1 yields the protein MESCYDPALDGMIEYDDFKFDPSIVEPKEPAPETADGPYLVIVEQPKQRGFRFRYGCEGPSHGGLPGASSEKGRKTYPTVKICNYEGPAKIEVDLVTHSDPPRAHAHSLVGKQCSELGVCAVSVGPKDMTAQFNNLGVLHVTKKNMMEIMIQKLQRQRLRSRPQGLTEAERRELEQEAKELKKVMDLSIVRLRFSAFLRASDGSFSLPLKPVISQPIHDSKSPGASNLKISRMDKTAGSVRGGDEVYLLCDKVQKDDIEVRFYEDDENGWQAFGDFSPTDVHKQYAIVFRTPPYHKMKIERPVTVFLQLKRKRGGDVSDSKQFTYYPLVEDKEEVQRKRRKALPTFSQPFGGGSHMGGGSGGSAGGYGGAGGGGGSLGFFPSSLAYSPYPSGSAPMGCYPGGGGGAQMAAGAPGVDAGEEAAEPSASPLTLQREPQASDLLQRAREYNARLFGLAQRSARALLDYGVTADARALLAGQRHLLTAQDENGDTPLHLAIIHGQTSVIEQIAHVIYHARHLGVVNLTNHLHQTPLHLAVITGQTSVVSFLLQVGADPALLDRHGDSAVHLALRAGACAPDLLRALLHSDVPAVSQLLHMPDFEGLYPIHLAVRARSPECLDLLVDSGAEVEAAERQGGRTALHLATEMEELGLVTHLVTKLRANVNARTFAGNTPLHLAAGLGSPTLTRLLLKAGADIHAENEEPLCPLPSPPTSGSDSDSEGPERDTRGSFRGHTPLDLTRSTKVKTLLLNAAQDTAAPPLTPPSPAGPEPPLEDTALQNLEHLLDGPGAQGSWAELAERLGLRSLVDTYRKTASPSGSLLRSYKLAGGDLAGLLGALSDMGLEEGVRLLRGPEARDKLPSTAEVKEDSAYGSQSVEQEAEKLGSPPEPPGGLCHGHPQPQVH from the exons ATGGAAAGTTGCTACGACCCA GCTCTGGATGGCATGATTGAATATGATGACTTCAAATTCGACCCGTCCATTGTGGAGCCCAAGGAGCCAGCCCCAGAGACAG CCGATGGTCCTTACCTGGTGATAGTGGAGCAGCCTAAGCAG CGAGGCTTCCGATTTCGATATGGCTGTGAAGGCCCCTCCCATGGAGGATTGCCAGGTGCCTCCAGTGAGAAGGGCCGGAAGACTTATCCCACAGTCAAG ATCTGTAACTACGAGGGACCAGCTAAGATCGAGGTGGACCTGGTAACGCACAGTGACCCGCCTCGTGCTCACGCCCACAGCCTGGTGGGCAAGCAGTGCTCGGAGCTGGGGGTCTGCGCCGTGTCTGTGGGGCCCAAGGACATGACTGCCCA attTAACAACCTGGGCGTTCTGCATGTTACCAAGAAGAACATGATGGAGATTATGATACAAAAACTTCAGAGGCAGCGACTCCGCTCCAGGCCCCAGGGCCTTACTG AGGCTGAGCGGCGGGAGCTGGAGCAGGAGGCCAAGGAGCTGAAGAAGGTGATGGACCTGAGCATTGTGAGGCTGCGCTTTTCTGCCTTCCTTCGAGCCAGTGAtggctccttctccctgcccctgaaGCCAGTTATTTCCCAGCCCATCCATGACAGCA AGTCTCCTGGGGCATCGAACCTGAAGATTTCTCGAATGGACAAGACAGCTGGCTCTGTGCGGGGTGGAGATGAGGTTTATCTGCTTTGTGACAAGGTGCAGAAAG ATGACATCGAGGTTCGGTTCTATGAGGATGATGAAAATGGATGGCAGGCCTTTGGGGATTTCTCTCCCACAGATGTTCATAAACAG TATGCCATTGTGTTCCGGACACCTCCCTATCACAAGATGAAGATTGAGCGTCCTGTAACCGTGTTCCTGCAGCTGAAACGCAAGCGTGGCGGGGATGTGTCAGACTCCAAACAGTTCACCTATTACCCTCTGGTGGAAG ACAAGGAGGAGGTGCAGCGGAAACGGAGGAAAGCCTTGCCCACCTTCTCCCAGCCCTTCGGGGGTGGCTCCCACATGGGTGGAGGCTCTGGGGGCTCGGCTGGGGGTTatggaggagctggaggaggag GTGGCAGCCTCggctttttcccctcctccttggCCTACAGCCCCTACCCGTCGGGCTCGGCCCCGATGGGCTGCTACCCcggaggcgggggcggggcgcaGATGGCCGCCGGGGCGCCTGGCGTGGACGCCGGGGAGGAAGCAGCAGAGCCGAGCGCGTCCCCCCTAACCCTCCAGCGCGAACCGCAGGCCTCGGACCTGCTGCAGCGAG CCCGGGAGTACAATGCGCGCCTATTTGGCCTGGCGCAGCGCAGCGCCCGAGCCCTGCTCGACTACGGCGTCACCGCGGACGCGCGCGCGCTGTTGGCGGGACAGCGCCACCTGCTGACGGCTCAGGACGAGAACGGAGACAC GCCGCTGCACCTAGCCATTATCCATGGGCAGACCAGCGTCATCGAGCAAATAGCCCACGTCATCTACCATGCCCGGCACCTCGGTGTTGTCAACCTCACCAATCACCTGCACCAG ACGCCACTGCACCTGGCAGTGATCACCGGGCAGACAAGCGTGGTGAGCTTCCTGCTGCAGGTGGGCGCGGACCCGGCACTGCTGGATCGGCACGGAGACTCCGCAGTGCACCTGGCTCTCCGGGCGGGTGCCTGTGCCCCCGACCTGCTGCGCGCCCTGCTACACAGCGACGTTCCTGCCGTGTCCCAGCTGTTGCACATGCCGGACTTTGAGG GCCTGTACCCAATACACCTGGCAGTCCGTGCCCGAAGCCCCGAGTGCCTGGATCTGCTGGTGGACAGTGGGGCTGAAGTGGAGGCTGCAGAACGGCAGGGGGGCCGAACAGCCCTGCATCTAGCCACCGAGATGGAGGAGCTGGGGTTGGTCACACATCTGGTCACCAAG CTCCGTGCCAACGTGAATGCCCGCACCTTTGCGGGAAACACGCCTCTACACCTGGCAGCTGGACTGGGATCCCCCACCCTCACCCGCCTCCTTCTAAAGGCTG GTGCCGATATCCACGCAGAGAACGAGGAGCCCCTTTGCCCACTGCCTTCGCCCCCCACCTCTGGTAGCGACTCAGATTCTGAGGGACCTGAGAGGGACACCCGAGGCAGCTTCCGGGGCCACACACCTCTTGACCTCACCCGCAGCACCAAG GTGAAGACCTTGCTGCTAAATGCTGCTCAGGACACCGCCGCACCCCCGCTGACACCACCCAGCCCCGCAG GGCCAGAGCCTCCACTTGAGGATACAGCCCTACAGAACCTAGAGCACCTGCTAGACGGGCCAGGAGCCCAGGGCAGCTGGGCAGAACTGGCAGAACGGCTGGGGCTGCGCAGTCTGGTGGACACATACCGGAAGACCGCCTCGCCCAGTGGCAGCCTCCTGCGCAGTTACAAG ctggCTGGTGGGGACTTGGCAGGCCTGCTGGGTGCCCTGTCTGACATGGGCCTGGAGGAAGGAGTGAGGCTGCTGAGGGGCCCTGAGGCCCGAGACAAGCTGCCCAGCACAG CAGAGGTGAAGGAGGACAGTGCATACGGGAGCCAGTCGGTGGAACAGGAGGCAGAGAAGCTGGGCTCACCCCCTGAGCCACCAGGAGGGCTCTGCCATGGGCACCCCCAGCCTCAGGTGCACTGA